The following is a genomic window from Amycolatopsis australiensis.
CCGCGCTCGGCGACCACCTCGTCGAGTTCGTAGCCGTGCCTCGGCCGCTCGGCCACCAGGCCCAGCACCGTCAGCTCCGCGTCGGTCAGCACCTTCATATTCTAGCACTAGAATAACCGTGAACCGGAAATTGTCGGTGGGTGCTGGCATGCTTCAGCGGAGAGGCGGAAAGCGAGGGGAACCAGTGGGGGGACAGGTGGTGACGGCGGTGCCGTGGACCGCGGAACGCGTGGCCGGGCTGGCGCCGGATCCCGCTTCGGAGAAGGCGGGCCGGGCGCTCGCCGCGCCCGCGCGGTGGTCGGGCGCGGGCGCGTCCGAGGACGCCGTGTGGGGCCTCTGCCAGGGCAGCGGCAAGCGGCCGTACCAGACGTGCGTCGAGCTCGCCGAGCCCGCGTTCCGGTGTTCGTGTCCCAGCCGCAAGTTCCCGTGCAAGCACGCGCTGGGGCTGCTGCTGCTCTGGGCGGCGGGTCAGGTTCCCGCGGGCGGACCGCCGGAGTGGGTGCACGCGTGGCTCGCCGAACGCGCCGACCGGGCCCGGCGCGCGGAAAACCGCGCGGAAGCGGCCGGCCCCAAGGACGAGGAAGCGGCCGCGCGGCGTGCCGCCGAGCGGGCGGCGCGCGTCGAAGGCGGCGTCGCGGAACTGAAGATCTGGCTGACCGACCGGATCGGCGCGGGCCTGGCGGGGTTCGAACGCAGCGGCGGCGAGGAGCTGCGCACGGTGGCGGCGCGGATGGTCGACGCCCAGGCGTCCGGCCTGGCGGGCGGCCTGCGCCGGGCGGCCGGGATCGTCGGCCGCCGCGACTGGCCGGAGGCACTGCTCGGCGAGCTGTCCCTGCTGTACCTGCTGGCGGACGCGGCCACGCGGCTGGACGAGCTGCCGCCGCCACTGGCGGAGACGGTCCGGACCCGGCTGGGGTTCTCGGTGGAGACGGCACGCGTGCTGGAGAGCGGCGAGCGCGTGTCGGACGAGTGGCTGATCACGGGAGCGGCCGACGAGGAGAACGACCGCCTGCTGACGCGCCGCACGTGGCTGCGCGGCCGGCGGTCGGGCCGTGACGCGCTGGTGTTGTCGTTCGCGCCACCGGGCCGCCCGCTGGACGCGTCACTGCCACCGGGCCACGTCCTGAAGGCGGAGCTGGCGTTCTACCCGGGCGCGGCACCGTTGCGCGCACTGGTGGTGGAGCGCGGAATCCCGGAGGCGGCCCCGGCAGCCGAAGGCGGCTCGATCTCGGAGGCGCTGACGGCGTACGCGCGGGCGATGGCGGCGGACCCGTGGCTGGAGCGCTGGCCGGTGCTGTTGTCCGGCGTGACCCCGGCCGAGCACGCGGGCGGCTGGTGTCTGTCCGAAAAGGACGGAACGGCGTTGCCGCTGGTGCCGTACGCGTTCCCGTGGTCGTTGCTGGCGATGTCGGCGGGAAACCCGCTGACGGTGGCGGCCGAGTGGAGCCAGGCGGGCCTCCGTCCCCTGACGTGCTGGCACGAGAACCGGGCGGTGCGGCTGTGAGTGCCGAGCGACCCAGCCACACCGCCGCGCGGGCCTTCCCACCGGACCACGCCCGGCACGTGCCCAGCAACCCGGCCCCGAGCCTGCGCCCGAACCACACCCCCGCGCGGCACTTCCCACCGGACCACGCCCGGCGCGAGCCCAGCAGCGCGCGCCTCCAACCGGCCGCCCGAGCCACACCCGCGGGCGACCAGCCCACTCCCCCGCTCGCACCCACCAAGCCCGGAAGGCGGTGAAGCCGTGAAAGCCTGGGAAGACCTCGTCGGCACCGCGCTCCTCGGCACCCGCCGCCGCGTGCTCGACTCCGCCGGCCAGCCGCCCGCGGTACAACAGCTCATTGCCGGGCGCGACGATCCGGCCGAGCAGCTTCTCGTCGCCGCCGCCGTGCTCACCACCTATCGGCGGGCCGGGCGGCTGCCGCTGCGGGATGTACGGCCGCTTCCCGTTGCCGCGGCCGATGAGCGGCCCTTCGTTCCCCCGCTCGCGCGGGAACGGCTGGGACGGCTGCTCGCCGCCAGTCATCCCGATCTGCTGCTCGAATGGCTCGGCATCGTCGCCGGCACGGGCTACCGCGTCCCGCCCGAAACCCTGCCGCTGCTCGCCGAGGCCGCCCGCAGCAAGGCCGCCCTGCGCGGGCCGCTCCTGGCCGTCGCCGGGTCCGTCGGGGCGTGGCTCGGGCAGCGGAACCCCGACTGGTCGTTCCTCTCCGCGCCCGCCGAAGACGAAGGCGACGTCTGGCAGTACGGCAGCCTCGCCCAGCGCCGCCGCTGGCTGGCCGCCAAGCTCGCCGAAGACCCCGGCACCGCACGCGCTGCCCTCGGATCCTCGTGGAAGAACGAACCCGCCGACGTCCGCGCCGACTTCCTCGGCGTGCTCGCCGCGCACGTCCGCGCCGAAGACGAAACCTTCCTCGAAGCCGCCCTCACCGACCGCGCGGCCGCCGTCCGCGAACGGGCCGCCGAGTTGCTCGGCCGGCTGCCCGGTACCCGGTACGGCGAAAGCATGGCCGCTCGGCTCAGGCCCCTGGTCCGCCGCCGGGGCCGGGTCCTCGAAGTCTCCGTGCCACCCGGGGAACGCGGTGAGGGCACCGTCCGGCTGCGCACGCTCGTCGCGGCCGCTCCGCTGTCCTTCTGGACCGAGTTCGGCCCGCCCGCCGAGGTCGTCCGGATGACCGTCGAGGGTTGCCCGGCCGGCGTCCTGCGGGACTCGTGGGCCACCGCGGCTCTGCGCCAGCGCGACGAAGCCTGGGCGCAGGCACTCATCGGCGCCGATCCCGGCGGGCGCACCACGCCGCCGCTGCTCGGCGTGCTGAGCCCGGCGAGCCAGGCCGCCACCGTCGGGCACCTGATCAGCCGGCTGCCCGTCGAGTCGTTCGCGCGGCTCGTGCACGAACTGCCCCGGCCGTGGACGAAGGAACTCGGCACCGCCCTGCTCGACTGGATCGCCCGCCAGGACGACCATCGCCTGGTTTCGCACGCCGCCGTCGTGATCGCCCGCGCGGTCCCGGCGGAGTGCCTGCGCCACCCGCTGGCCACCACCCGCCTGACCATGGACGCCGGGCCGTGGCGCCGGGCGCTCACCGAGACGCTGAACTTCCGCCGCGAAATGTACGAGGAGCTCGCATGACCGCCACCGTCCTCCGGCCCCACGCCGAACAGGACCACGCCGCCGAGCTGGCCGCGCTGGCCGCCGCCGACGACCGGGCGAAGCCGCCGAACTGGAACCTGTCGCCGTGGGCCGTCGTCGAGTACCTCCTCGGCGGCACCCTGCCGGACGGCACCGTGATCACGCCGAAGTACGTCGGCCCGCGGCGGCTGATCGAGGTCGCCGTCGCGACACTGGCCACCGACCGCGCGCTGCTGCTGCTCGGCGTGCCCGGAACGGCGAAAACCTGGGTCTCCGAGCACCTTTCGGCCGCGATCAGCGGCGACTCGACGCTGCTGGTGCAGGGCACCGCGGGCACGTCCGAGGAGTCGATCCGCTACGGCTGGAACTACGCCCGGCTGATCGCCGAAGGCCCGAGCGCCGCGGCGCTCGTCGAAAGCCCGGTGCTGCGCGCGATGCGTGACGGCAAGCTGGCCCGGCTCGAGGAGCTGACCCGCATCCCCGCCGACGTCCAGGACACGCTCATCACGATCCTGTCCGAGAAGACGCTCCCGATCCCGGAGCTGGCGACGGAGGTGCAGGCGCGGCCGGGCTTCAACCTGATCGCGACCGCGAACAACCGCGACAAGGGCGTCAATGAGCTGTCGAGCGCGCTGCGGCGGCGCTTCAACACCGTCGTGCTGCCGCTGCCGGACAGCGCGGAGGCGGAGGTCGAGATCGTCAGCAGGCGGGTCGCGGAGCTGGGCGCGTCGCTGCAGCTGCCCGCCGAGGCCGCCGAGCTGGCGGAGATCCGCCGGGTGGTCACGGTGTTCCGCGAGCTGCGCTCGGGCCGCACCGAAGACGGCCGGACGGCGGTCAAGTCGCCCTCCGGCACGCTCTCGACCGCCGAGGCGATCAGCGTGCTCACCGGCGGGCTCGCGCTGGCCGCGCACTTCGGCGACGGCGTGCTGCGCCCGCACGACATCGCGGCCGGCATCCACGGCGCGGTGGTGAAGGACCCGGTGGCCGACCGCGCGATCTGGATCGAATACCTGGAGACGGTCGTGCGCGAGCGTGACGGCTGGGCCGACTTCTACCGGGCGGGCCAGGAGATCGCGTGACCACCCACCTGCTCGGCATCCGCCACCACGGCCCGGGATCCGCCAGGGCCGTGGCGACGCGGCTGGCCGAACTGGCGCCCGACGTCGTGCTGATCGAGGGGCCGCCGGAAGCCGACGCCCTGGTCGAGCTGACCGGAGACCCGGCGATGGCGCCGCCCGTCGCGCTGCTGGCCTACGCGACCGACGACGTCTCGCGCGCCGCGTTCTGGCCGTTCGCCGTCTTCAGCCCGGAGTGGCAGGCGCTCAGGTACGCGCGCGAAGCCGGGATTCCGGTGCGGTTCTGCGACCTGCCGGCCGCGAACACGTTCGCCGCGGGGCCGGACGAGCACGCGGGCCCGCCGGTCGATCCCCTGGCGCTGCTGGCCTCGGCCGGGGGTTACGACGACCCGGAACGCTGGTGGGACGACGTCGTCGAGTCCCGGCGGGACACCGAAAACCCGTTCGAGGTGATCGCGGACGCGATGACCGCGGTGCGGGAGGGCGAAGAGCCGCCGCGGGGCAGCGAAGCCCGGCGGGAGGCTTACATGCGCTCGGTGCTGCGCCGCACCCGCAAGGACGGCTTCGAGAACATCGCCGTCGTCTGCGGGGCCTGGCACGTGCCCGCGCTCGCCGATCCGCTGCCGCCCGCGTCGCACGACGCGGCCGTCCTCAAAGGACTCCCGAAGCGGAAGGTCGCCTGCACGTGGGTGCCGTGGACCCACGGCAGGCTCGCCACGGCCAGCGGCTACGGCGCGGGCGTGCGGTCGCCGGGCTGGTACCACCACCTGTTCACCACGGCCGAGGACGTCACGACGCGCTGGCTGGCCGGGGTCGCGGCGGTGCTGCGGGAGGAGGACCTGCCCGTCTCGACGGCGCACGTCATCGAGGCGGTCCGGCTGGCCGGAACGCTCGCCACGCTGCGCGGGCGGTCGTCGGCCGGGCTGGCCGAGGTCACCGAAGCCACGCGGTCGGTGCTCTGCGGCGGCGACGAAGTGCAGGTCGAGCTCGTCACGCGACGGCTGGTGGTCGGCGAACGGCTCGGCGAGGTGCCCGACCGGGTGCCGCAGCCACCGCTGGCCGCGGACCTGACGGCGACGGCGCGGCGCCTGCGGCTCAAGAAGGACCCGATCGTCAAGGAGCTCGACCTCGACCTGCGGACCCCCGCCGGCCTCGACCGCTCGAAGCTGCTGCACCGGCTGCGGATCCTCGGCATCGAATGGGGCACCCGGGAGACGTCGGCGCGGCGGAACAAGGGCACGTTCCGGGAGACCTGGGCGCTGGCCTGGGAACCGTCGTTCGAGGTCGACCTGGTCGCGGCCGCGGTGCACGGCACGACCGTGCCGTCGGCGGCCACCGCCGCGGTCCGCGGCGCCGTCGAGGGCACGCCGCCGCTGGACGAGGTCACCACGGCCGTCGAAGACTGCCTGCTCGCCGACCTGCCGGAGGCGCTGCCCGACGCGCTCACGGCGCTCGACGCGCGGGCGGCGGCGGACGCGGACGTCGCCCGGCTGATGGCGGCGCTGCCCGCGCTGGCCAGGGCGACCCGCTACGGCAACGTCCGGGGCACCGACACGGGCGCGCTGCGCGCGGTCGCCGACCGCATGCTCGACCGCATCTGCGCCGGCCTGCCGCCGGCGACGCACGGCATCGACGACGACGCCGCGGCGCGGATGGCCAAGCTCGTCGACGGCGTGCACGACGCGACCTCCCTGCTGGACGAGGACGCGAAGCAGCGCTGGCTCGCCGCACTGGCGCGGCTGGCGGAACGGCCGTCACTGCCGCCCCTGCTGGCGGGCCGGCTCACCCGGATCCTGCACGACGCCGGGTTGCTGGACGCGTTCGACATCGAGCTGCGGCTGGGCCGGGCGCTCACCCCCGGCATCACACCGTCGGCGGGCGCGGCGTACGTCGAGGGTTTCTTCGACGGCGGCGCGCTGCTGCTGGTGCACGACGAAGGCCTGTTGCGCGTGATCGACGCCTGGCTCGCGGCGATCCCCGCCGACGTCTTCACCGAGGTGCTCCCGTTGCTGCGCCGCACTTTCGGGGCGTTCAGCGGGCCGGAAAAGCGGGCCATCGGGCACCGCGCCGCCGGGCTCACCGGCGGTGCGCGGGTCGTGCCGGTGGCCGACGAACTGGACGAGGACCGGGCCGAGCGCGTGCTGCCGGTCCTGGCGGCATTGCTGGGGGCGGGGGCATGAGCGCGGACACCGAGCGCGCGCGGCGCTGGCGGCTGGTGCTGGGCGCCGAGGGCGCGGGAGCGGGCTCGGGGCTCGCCGACGCGCCACTGTCCGATGAGGACAGTGGGGTCGACGCGGTGCTGGCCGCCCTCTACGACAAGCCGGACGAGGAAGCCGCGGGCGGGCCGCGCAGCGCGAACCTGGGCGCGTCCGCGCCGCGGGTGGCGCGCTGGCTGGGCGACATCCGGCGGTACTTCCCGAGCACCGTGGTGCAGGTGATGCAGCGCGACGCGGTCGACCGGCTCGGGCTCACCCGGATGCTGCTGGAGAAGGAGCTGCTGTCGGCCGTCGAGCCGGACGTGCACCTGGTCGGGACGCTGCTCTCGCTCAACGGCGTGCTGCCCGAGGAGACGAAGGAGACCGCGCGCGAGGTCGTCCGCAAGGTGGTCGAACAGCTGGAGGAACGCCTCGCCGAGCGCACCCGCGCGGCCATCACGGGCGCCCTGGACAAGGCGTCGCGCACGCAGCGGCCGCGGCCCGGGGACGTCGACTGGGCGCGCACGATCCACGCCAACCTCAAGCACTACTCCCCCGAGCTGGGCACGATCGTGCCGGAGAAGGTGGTCGGCTTCGGCCGGCGCCGTCAGGCGGTGCAGCGGGACGTCGTCCTGGCCGTCGACCAGTCGGGCTCGATGGCGGAGTCGGTGGTCTACTCGGGGCTGTTCGGCGCGGTGCTGGCGTCGATGCGGGCGCTGAAGACGTCGTTCGTCGCGTTCGACACGGAGGTCGCGGACCTGACCGAGCACCTCGCCGACCCGGTCGACGTCCTGTTCGGCACCCAGCTGGGCGGCGGCACGGACATCAACCGGGCGATCGCGTACTGCCAGGGCCTGGTCGAGCGGCCGGAGCGGACGCTGCTGGTGCTGATCAGCGACCTGTACGAGGGCGGCGACGAGGACGAGCTGCTGCACCGGATCGGCGAGCTGGTCGGTGCGGGAGTCCAGGTGGTGACGCTGCTGGCGCTGTCGGACTCGGGCGCGCCGTCGTACGACCACGAGAACGCGGCGGCGCTGGCGGAGCTGGGCGTCCCGGCGTTCGCGTGCACCCCGGACCAGTTCCCGGACCTGATGGCAGCCGCCGTCCGCGGCGACGACCTGCAGGCGTGGGTGGCCAAGGAGAGCAGCTGAGTTGCGGGATTAAACCCGCTCGGGCGGCGGTTGAAGGGGAGGTGCGGGACGGTTCCCGCAGGAAGGACGGCTCGCCATGAAGGTCCGCAGCTCGATCCGTTCGCTGGCGAAGCAGCCGGGCGCCCAGGTCATCAGGCGCGGGACCCGGGTGTTCGTGATCAACAAGGACAACCCGCGCTCGAAGGCCCGCCAGGGCTGACGCCGGGGAAGCGAGGCCGGCCGCCCGGGACACCGACCCGGCGCGGTCGGCGCTAGGCTGCGTTGGGTCCGGCCGGGGCTGGGCCGAGACGAGGGCGGCGGCCTCGACACCACACCGGCCCCCCGGCAAGCAGCTCAACGCGCCGAAGCCACCCGGTCCTCCGCGTGGCCGAAGCGCAGCACCCCGTCGTCCAGGCGGCCGAACCGCATGTCCGCCAGGTCCAGCAGGTAGTTCTGGCGCATCAGCCACGGCCGCCGGTCGCCCTGCTTCGGCAGGCCCGGGGCCGCTCGCTTGATGTAGCCCGACATCAACTCCACGATCGGGCGCGGCTTTCCCGCCGCCGACGCCGCCGCCTCGTCGGGGACGCAGTACGCGAGCCCGCGCCGGTCCAGGTGCGCCAGCAGGCGGCACACGTACAGCGCCGCCAGGTCCGCCCGCAGCGTCCAGGAACTGTTCGAATACCCCACGCACCACGCCAGGTTCGGGACCCCGCCGAACATCAGGCCCTTGTACACCCGCTGCTCGCCCGGCTCGACCGCCCGGCCGTCCACGCTCAGCTCGATCCCGCCGAACGCCACCAGCCGCAGCCCGGTCGCCGTCACGATGACGTCCGCCGGCAGCTCGTGCCCCGACTCCAGCAGCACGCCGGACGTCGTGAACCGCGCGATCCGGCCCGTCACCACGTCCGCCTTGCCCGATCGCAGCGCGCGGAACAGGTCCGCGTCCGGCACCAGGCACAGCCGCTGGTCCCACGGCGCGTAGTCCGGCACGAAGTGCGGGTCCACCGGGATCGACGCCGGCAGCTGCGCCGCCACCCGGTCGCGCAGCGCCAGTGACGCCCGCTCCGGCAGGCGCCGCATCAGCTGGAAGAACACCGTCCCGAAGACCACGTTCTTGCCGCGCACCACCCGGTGCGCGAGCTTTTCCGGCAGCAGCGCCCGAAGCCGGTCGGCCAGCGCGTCCCGCCCCGGCCGCGACACGATGTACGACGGCGAGCGCTGCAGCATCGTCACCCGCGAAGCGCGCTCAGCCAGGGCCGGGACCAGCGTCACCGCTGTCGCCCCGCTGCCGATCACCACCACCCGGCGGCCGTCGTGGGCCAGGTCCGCGGGCCAGTGCTGCGGATGCACGACCTCCCCGCGGAAGTCCTCCTGCCCGGGGAAGGCGACGACGTGCCCGGACTCGTAGGAGAAGTAACCACTGCACAGGTAGAGGAACCGGCAGGTGAACGTCGCCCCGTGGGCGGTCGAAACCGTCCACGACGCCGACGCCGACGACCAGGACGCCCGCACCACCCGGTGCCCGAACCGGATCCGCGACGTCACCCCGAAGGCTTCCGCCGTCTCCCGGATGTAGGCGAGGATCGACGATCCGTCCGCGATCGCCTTCGGGTCCTTCCACGGCCGGAACGGGTAGCCGAGGGTGAACATGTCCGAATCGGACCGGACGCCCGGATACCGGAACAGGTCCCAGGTTCCCCCGATCGAGTCGCGCGCCTCGAGCACGGCGTACGTCTTGCCCGGCAGCCGCTCCTGCAGCCGGCAGGCCGCGCCGACGCCGGACAGGCCGGCGCCCACGAGCAGGACGTCCACGTGCTCGGCGGCGGTCATGACGGCCAGCCTAAACGACGTGGGGACCCCGCCGGGCCGGGTCGGGGCACCGGCCCGGCGGGGAGGTCACAGCGCGACCACCGTCGTCGCCCCGAACGTGCCCTTCAGCGGCACCGTCACGGACTTCCCGTGCACGGTCACCGTGACGCCGTCCTGCAGCTGGGTCGGGTCCGCCACGGCGACCTGCCGGCGGCTGCCGGAACGCCCGACCGCGACCGACGCGGGGCCGGACACGCTCACACCGTCGACCGACCCGGCGGCGAAGAAGTTGGCCAGGACCGTGCCGTCGCCCAGGCGCACGGCCTGCACCACCGGCGTGTTGGCGAGCACTCGCCACGCCCAGGACGCGGTGAGCGTCCCGATCACCGAAGCGCCCGGCAGCACCGCGTACGCGTAGGTCGCGTTCACCGGGTCCCTCCCGTGCTCCAGGACCAGCTTCTGGTACCGGCGGGTGTTCGGCGTCGTGGTGCCCTTGGTGTTGGCACCGGTGTCGATGTCGCGCCACGCGCCCGTGCGGTCTTCGCGCAGGGCCGTCACCGAAGCGTCGTCGAGCAGGAGGTAACCGCCGACGTCCGCCAGGTGCATCCAGCGCGGCCGGCGCAGGGCGGTGGCCTTCCCGAGGTCGGCCGGGACGCACCACCCGTCGGCGAGCAGGACGCCGCGGCCGCCCTCGCCGAGGTTGCGGTTCTCGATCGTCGTGCGCACCGCGTGCCCGGACGTCCCGGTGATGCCCGTCCCGAGGCAGACGATCCCGGACGGGGTGAAGAACCACGACTTCTTCGCGACCAGCGACCCGTCCCAGGACTTGAAGTCCATCGCGAAGGCGCCGTTGCGCGCGTCCCACCGCACCCCGCCGGTGTGCGGGTTCGGGCCCACCGGCACGCCACCGAACTTCGGGTCGGGCGGGCCGTCGTTCTCCGTCGTGCCCGGCAGCAGCAGCGGATCGACCGTCGGCCAGTACGCGTCGGTGTAGTGGCCCTTGGCGTTGGGCAGGAATGTGTACAGCACGCCGTCGCCGACGTGGAAGCCCTTCAGGTTCTGGCCGTTGATGGCTTCGTAGCGCGAGATCCGCGTCGAGCTGACCCCGAGCGACGCCGACCAGCCCTCGGTGACGTGCACCATCCGGTCCTGCTGGCCGAAGATCCGGTGCGTCGCGGTCACCCGCGCCGGTCGCACGCCCGAAGCGAGCATGTCCTGCGCGAACTCGATGCCCGGCGTCGCCACCAGGTCCGGGCCCGGCGCGAACCGCTCGGGGTCCGGGATCTTCAGGAACGGCGCGTAGGTGCCTTCCTTGATCCACTTCGCGGCGAGGGCGTTGAGGTCGGCCTTGGTCTTGCCTGCCGCCTTCCGGGCCAGGACCAGTGTCGCGACGGTGAGCTGGTGGCCGATGTCGTGCCCGGTCTCCCCCTGGCGCGAAAGCATCCGCCCGCGCACCGGCTCCATCAGCGCGCCCGCGTAGACGAACGGGGCGAAGCTGTCGGCGACGAGCGCGTAGATCTTGTCCTTCAGCGCCTGCGGCAACGCGTATTCGGTGCCCTGCGTGACGTGGATGGCGCCGGCGAGCGCGGTGAGCAGGACGATGCCGTAGTGCCCGGGGTAGGGAATCGTGTCGTGCTGGATGAACGAGCCGTCGACGTGGAAGCCGTCGCCCGCCGCGCGGTCCAGCTTCGCGACGACGCTCGCCGCTCCCCCGCCCTGGACGTCGGTCAGCGCGTCGATGCCGGTCCGGATCCACGCAGTGTCGCCGAGCAGCGCGCCCGAGACGATGGAGATGAGCGCCTTGTCCGCGCGGTTGGCCCCGGTCTCGATCACCGACGCGTTGTTGGCGCGGCGGTTCGGGTCGCCGACGAACCGCTTGACCGGCCGGAGGTAACGGGCCAGCTGCTCCGCGGTGAGCTGGTCGGCGACCACCGACAGCGTGTGCAGCAGGTAGTACGGGATGCCGATCTCGTAGGTGTACCAGTTGCCGATCTCGCCGACGTTCTCGTTGTACTGGCTGGCGTAGATGAGTTCCAGTGCCGCCTTGATCCGGTCGAGCACCACCGGGTCGCCGGAGAGCGCGCCGCCCGGCGTGCCCCAGTCGACGGCGATCGCGCGCAGCCGGGCGTACATCGACGTCGTGTAGTCGCTGCCCGGGCCCAGCGGCAAGTCCGTCCACAGTGGAGCTCCGCCGCCGGCGACGGACATGCTCGCGTGGTAGGCCTTGGCGACGCGGCTCAGGTTGGCCAGCGCTTCGGTGCGTTCCGGCGAGGGCCGGTTGATGCCGGTCTGCAGCTGCCGGTACGCGGCGACGATCGGCGCCGTCGCGGCGGGCACCGCGCCGCCGGCGGCCGGGGCCGCGGCGGGCACGGGCGTGGCCGACGCGAACGCCGGGCGGGTGAGGAACACGGTCGAAGCGGCCGCCAGCGCGCCGCCGCGCAGGGCGTTTCTCCGGTTCACGGGCATGACGATGCCTCCCAGGGACGGGGAACGGGACTCGGTGGTGCGGCGGCGGAAGAGGTCGTGAGTGGGAAACCGGGTTCTAACCCTGTTTCTCACCCACGACGGGGTCAGCGGGAGCCGTCGGTGCGGCGGGGCAGCTGCCAGGGGTTGGCCTCCTGCAGGGGTTCGGGCAGCAACGCGTCCGGGAAGCCCTGCCACGCGATCGGGCGCAGGAACCGCTCGATCGCGGCAGTGCCGACCGACGTCGTCGTCGGGGCCGTCGTGGCCGGGTACGGGCCGCCGTGCTGCTGGGCCCAGCTCACCGTGACTCCGGTGGGCCAGTCGTTCCACAGCAGCCGCCCGGCGATGCGGGCCAGCGCCGGCAGCACCGGCCGGATCCAGTCCGCGTCGGACTCCTCGCCGTGGATCGTGGCGGTGAGCCCCGGTTCGATCACGTCGAGCAGGC
Proteins encoded in this region:
- the rpmJ gene encoding 50S ribosomal protein L36 — protein: MKVRSSIRSLAKQPGAQVIRRGTRVFVINKDNPRSKARQG
- a CDS encoding DUF5682 family protein; translated protein: MTTHLLGIRHHGPGSARAVATRLAELAPDVVLIEGPPEADALVELTGDPAMAPPVALLAYATDDVSRAAFWPFAVFSPEWQALRYAREAGIPVRFCDLPAANTFAAGPDEHAGPPVDPLALLASAGGYDDPERWWDDVVESRRDTENPFEVIADAMTAVREGEEPPRGSEARREAYMRSVLRRTRKDGFENIAVVCGAWHVPALADPLPPASHDAAVLKGLPKRKVACTWVPWTHGRLATASGYGAGVRSPGWYHHLFTTAEDVTTRWLAGVAAVLREEDLPVSTAHVIEAVRLAGTLATLRGRSSAGLAEVTEATRSVLCGGDEVQVELVTRRLVVGERLGEVPDRVPQPPLAADLTATARRLRLKKDPIVKELDLDLRTPAGLDRSKLLHRLRILGIEWGTRETSARRNKGTFRETWALAWEPSFEVDLVAAAVHGTTVPSAATAAVRGAVEGTPPLDEVTTAVEDCLLADLPEALPDALTALDARAAADADVARLMAALPALARATRYGNVRGTDTGALRAVADRMLDRICAGLPPATHGIDDDAAARMAKLVDGVHDATSLLDEDAKQRWLAALARLAERPSLPPLLAGRLTRILHDAGLLDAFDIELRLGRALTPGITPSAGAAYVEGFFDGGALLLVHDEGLLRVIDAWLAAIPADVFTEVLPLLRRTFGAFSGPEKRAIGHRAAGLTGGARVVPVADELDEDRAERVLPVLAALLGAGA
- a CDS encoding VWA domain-containing protein; protein product: MSADTERARRWRLVLGAEGAGAGSGLADAPLSDEDSGVDAVLAALYDKPDEEAAGGPRSANLGASAPRVARWLGDIRRYFPSTVVQVMQRDAVDRLGLTRMLLEKELLSAVEPDVHLVGTLLSLNGVLPEETKETAREVVRKVVEQLEERLAERTRAAITGALDKASRTQRPRPGDVDWARTIHANLKHYSPELGTIVPEKVVGFGRRRQAVQRDVVLAVDQSGSMAESVVYSGLFGAVLASMRALKTSFVAFDTEVADLTEHLADPVDVLFGTQLGGGTDINRAIAYCQGLVERPERTLLVLISDLYEGGDEDELLHRIGELVGAGVQVVTLLALSDSGAPSYDHENAAALAELGVPAFACTPDQFPDLMAAAVRGDDLQAWVAKESS
- a CDS encoding DUF5691 domain-containing protein, which gives rise to MKAWEDLVGTALLGTRRRVLDSAGQPPAVQQLIAGRDDPAEQLLVAAAVLTTYRRAGRLPLRDVRPLPVAAADERPFVPPLARERLGRLLAASHPDLLLEWLGIVAGTGYRVPPETLPLLAEAARSKAALRGPLLAVAGSVGAWLGQRNPDWSFLSAPAEDEGDVWQYGSLAQRRRWLAAKLAEDPGTARAALGSSWKNEPADVRADFLGVLAAHVRAEDETFLEAALTDRAAAVRERAAELLGRLPGTRYGESMAARLRPLVRRRGRVLEVSVPPGERGEGTVRLRTLVAAAPLSFWTEFGPPAEVVRMTVEGCPAGVLRDSWATAALRQRDEAWAQALIGADPGGRTTPPLLGVLSPASQAATVGHLISRLPVESFARLVHELPRPWTKELGTALLDWIARQDDHRLVSHAAVVIARAVPAECLRHPLATTRLTMDAGPWRRALTETLNFRREMYEELA
- a CDS encoding SWIM zinc finger family protein, with product MGGQVVTAVPWTAERVAGLAPDPASEKAGRALAAPARWSGAGASEDAVWGLCQGSGKRPYQTCVELAEPAFRCSCPSRKFPCKHALGLLLLWAAGQVPAGGPPEWVHAWLAERADRARRAENRAEAAGPKDEEAAARRAAERAARVEGGVAELKIWLTDRIGAGLAGFERSGGEELRTVAARMVDAQASGLAGGLRRAAGIVGRRDWPEALLGELSLLYLLADAATRLDELPPPLAETVRTRLGFSVETARVLESGERVSDEWLITGAADEENDRLLTRRTWLRGRRSGRDALVLSFAPPGRPLDASLPPGHVLKAELAFYPGAAPLRALVVERGIPEAAPAAEGGSISEALTAYARAMAADPWLERWPVLLSGVTPAEHAGGWCLSEKDGTALPLVPYAFPWSLLAMSAGNPLTVAAEWSQAGLRPLTCWHENRAVRL
- a CDS encoding ATP-binding protein — translated: MTATVLRPHAEQDHAAELAALAAADDRAKPPNWNLSPWAVVEYLLGGTLPDGTVITPKYVGPRRLIEVAVATLATDRALLLLGVPGTAKTWVSEHLSAAISGDSTLLVQGTAGTSEESIRYGWNYARLIAEGPSAAALVESPVLRAMRDGKLARLEELTRIPADVQDTLITILSEKTLPIPELATEVQARPGFNLIATANNRDKGVNELSSALRRRFNTVVLPLPDSAEAEVEIVSRRVAELGASLQLPAEAAELAEIRRVVTVFRELRSGRTEDGRTAVKSPSGTLSTAEAISVLTGGLALAAHFGDGVLRPHDIAAGIHGAVVKDPVADRAIWIEYLETVVRERDGWADFYRAGQEIA
- a CDS encoding flavin-containing monooxygenase codes for the protein MTAAEHVDVLLVGAGLSGVGAACRLQERLPGKTYAVLEARDSIGGTWDLFRYPGVRSDSDMFTLGYPFRPWKDPKAIADGSSILAYIRETAEAFGVTSRIRFGHRVVRASWSSASASWTVSTAHGATFTCRFLYLCSGYFSYESGHVVAFPGQEDFRGEVVHPQHWPADLAHDGRRVVVIGSGATAVTLVPALAERASRVTMLQRSPSYIVSRPGRDALADRLRALLPEKLAHRVVRGKNVVFGTVFFQLMRRLPERASLALRDRVAAQLPASIPVDPHFVPDYAPWDQRLCLVPDADLFRALRSGKADVVTGRIARFTTSGVLLESGHELPADVIVTATGLRLVAFGGIELSVDGRAVEPGEQRVYKGLMFGGVPNLAWCVGYSNSSWTLRADLAALYVCRLLAHLDRRGLAYCVPDEAAASAAGKPRPIVELMSGYIKRAAPGLPKQGDRRPWLMRQNYLLDLADMRFGRLDDGVLRFGHAEDRVASAR